From one Bacteroides fragilis NCTC 9343 genomic stretch:
- a CDS encoding glutaminase domain-containing protein, with translation MKKLFTMALAVGMLCNAQAADLYKASRNVALRAPAVPLITSDPYLSIWSPTDALNESSTMHWTGTEHPLLGAIRVDGKTYRFMGKDKLNLETLVPMTDTDTWQGSYTFDEPAAGWNALSFNAAGWKEGQGAFGTPDMPRVHTRWTTPDIWVRRDFQINDDMNGETIYLKYSHDDVFELYLNGEKLVATDYSWNNDVLLELSDAAKKKLQKGKNVLAAHCHNTTGGAYVDFGLYRLNKQTTGFETAAVQKSVSVLPTQTYYTFTCGPVELDLVFTAPLMMDDLDLLSTPVNYISYRVRSLDKKQHDVQMYVETTPQLAINELTQPTRSKVIRRNGINYVQAGTIDQPILARKGDGICIDWGYAYLAGNIGANTAVSLGNYYGMKNEFVTKGSLLPTQAECVTRRADQMPAMAYTDDLGKVGTDGKSGFLMLGYDDIYAIEYFYQPRMAYWKHDGKVSIFDAFERAKANYASVMERCRAYDEMILNDAEKAGGKEYSELCALAYRQVIAAHKLFKDADGNLLFFSKENNSNGCINTVDLTYPSAPLFLAYNPELQKGMMTSIFEYSASGRWNKPFPAHDLGTYPIANGQVYGGDMPIEEGGNMVVLAAAIAKVEGNADYAKKYWDLLTIWTDYLAEYGQDPENQLCTDDFAGHWAHNANLSVKAIMGVAAYSEMARMLGMDDVADRYAAKAKAMATKWEQMAREGDHYRLAFDRENTWSQKYNMVWDKMWNLNLFPNNVIEKEISYYQTKLQNPYGLPLDSRKEYTKSDWIMWTAAMSSDKATFEKFISPVYKYANETVSRVPLSDWHHTDSGKFVGFKARSVIGGYWMKVLMDKMQK, from the coding sequence ATGAAAAAACTATTCACAATGGCTTTAGCAGTCGGTATGCTGTGCAATGCGCAGGCAGCCGACCTGTATAAGGCAAGTAGAAATGTTGCTTTGCGTGCGCCGGCGGTGCCTCTCATCACTTCCGACCCCTATCTGTCCATCTGGTCGCCCACAGATGCGCTGAACGAAAGCAGCACTATGCACTGGACCGGAACGGAACATCCTTTGTTGGGTGCTATCCGTGTAGACGGGAAGACTTACCGCTTTATGGGGAAAGATAAATTGAATCTTGAAACCCTTGTACCCATGACCGATACCGATACCTGGCAGGGGAGTTATACTTTCGATGAGCCGGCTGCGGGATGGAACGCCCTTTCGTTCAATGCTGCCGGATGGAAAGAGGGACAAGGTGCTTTCGGTACTCCCGATATGCCTCGTGTCCATACTCGCTGGACTACTCCGGACATCTGGGTTCGCCGCGATTTCCAGATTAACGATGATATGAACGGAGAAACCATCTATCTGAAATATTCGCACGACGATGTATTCGAACTCTACCTGAATGGTGAAAAGCTGGTTGCTACAGACTATTCATGGAACAACGACGTATTACTCGAACTATCGGATGCAGCCAAGAAGAAGCTGCAAAAAGGAAAAAACGTACTTGCCGCACACTGTCACAACACAACAGGAGGTGCTTATGTAGATTTCGGCCTTTATCGCCTGAACAAACAGACGACAGGTTTTGAGACGGCAGCCGTCCAGAAATCGGTAAGCGTACTCCCCACACAAACTTACTACACGTTTACTTGCGGTCCGGTGGAACTGGACCTGGTGTTTACCGCACCTTTGATGATGGACGACCTCGATTTGTTGTCTACTCCCGTTAATTATATTTCTTATCGCGTTCGTTCGCTGGACAAAAAGCAACATGATGTGCAGATGTATGTGGAGACCACTCCGCAGCTTGCCATTAATGAACTGACGCAACCTACCCGTTCGAAAGTGATCCGCCGTAACGGTATCAATTATGTACAGGCAGGGACTATCGACCAGCCTATCCTTGCACGAAAAGGAGACGGTATCTGTATTGATTGGGGATATGCTTATCTGGCAGGAAATATAGGTGCCAATACAGCTGTTAGCCTGGGTAACTATTATGGCATGAAGAACGAGTTTGTTACCAAGGGTTCTTTGTTGCCTACACAAGCCGAGTGCGTGACCCGTCGTGCCGACCAGATGCCGGCTATGGCCTATACTGACGATCTGGGTAAAGTAGGTACCGATGGCAAATCCGGCTTCCTGATGTTGGGTTACGATGATATTTATGCTATCGAATACTTCTATCAACCTCGCATGGCCTACTGGAAGCATGATGGTAAGGTAAGCATCTTCGATGCCTTTGAGCGTGCCAAAGCAAACTATGCGTCTGTCATGGAACGTTGCCGTGCTTACGACGAAATGATTCTGAACGATGCAGAAAAAGCAGGTGGCAAAGAATACTCTGAACTGTGTGCATTGGCTTACCGTCAGGTGATTGCCGCCCATAAGCTGTTCAAGGATGCGGATGGTAACTTGCTCTTCTTCTCTAAAGAGAACAATAGTAACGGTTGTATCAATACTGTCGACCTGACTTATCCGTCTGCTCCGCTCTTCCTGGCTTATAACCCCGAATTGCAGAAAGGCATGATGACCAGTATCTTTGAATATAGTGCCAGCGGACGTTGGAACAAGCCTTTCCCGGCTCACGACCTGGGAACTTATCCTATTGCTAACGGACAGGTATACGGTGGTGACATGCCGATTGAAGAAGGTGGAAATATGGTAGTCCTGGCTGCTGCTATTGCCAAGGTAGAAGGTAACGCCGACTATGCTAAGAAGTATTGGGATTTACTGACCATTTGGACTGATTATCTGGCGGAATACGGACAAGATCCCGAGAACCAACTCTGTACTGATGACTTTGCCGGACACTGGGCACATAACGCCAACCTTTCGGTAAAAGCGATCATGGGTGTAGCTGCCTACAGTGAAATGGCCCGTATGCTCGGTATGGATGATGTAGCCGACCGATATGCTGCCAAAGCCAAAGCAATGGCTACCAAATGGGAACAAATGGCTCGTGAGGGTGATCATTATCGTCTGGCATTCGACCGTGAGAATACCTGGAGCCAGAAGTACAATATGGTTTGGGACAAGATGTGGAATCTGAACCTTTTCCCCAATAATGTGATTGAGAAAGAAATTTCTTATTATCAGACCAAACTGCAAAACCCTTATGGACTTCCGTTGGATTCCCGCAAGGAATATACTAAATCCGACTGGATTATGTGGACTGCTGCCATGTCTTCTGATAAGGCTACTTTCGAGAAATTTATTTCTCCGGTATATAAGTATGCTAATGAAACCGTATCACGTGTTCCGCTGAGCGACTGGCATCATACCGATAGCGGTAAGTTTGTCGGCTTCAAGGCACGTTCCGTGATCGGTGGTTATTGGATGAAGGTATTAATGGATAAAATGCAGAAGTAA
- a CDS encoding TonB-dependent receptor plug domain-containing protein has translation MTIVADSWNTVSHYYLFSLPLFIMKIHSALTILCLLCTIHCAAAPQKAVSDTLLSARFNRYARENPIEKLYLHQDRTNYYAGETIWFKVYQTLSSSATEASRIVYIDLSNSKGEIVKQVKYPLADGAASGSLSIPEHLHAGHYQLRAYTRWMQNFDPEFFFHRELTIYGNSEKDNIPQQTTKFKLRFFPEGGNLINGLTSRIAFEVVDANTGKGVQTEGVILNAHGDSIRKFATSHLGKGSFFFIPQKKEKYIARLAGDNTDFKIPSISEQGFVMTVKHLKEALRILLTQNIGPSTKNSVYSLILHQEGRLIAVLPVDGSQPRTLFDLPLDKLPTGVFTLTLIDEDYHAYCERLVFTHFPETLNLKLSSTISVQEGHRKMSVNIRSTDKKGIPQPGSFSLAVAQTFLEQPTIRDNFSTYLFLSSNLKGQTEQPLSYWNPEDTESLSKIELLLLTQGWRRYSLEVFNQPDNLPRYPMEQSLILSGKVENINKQKAKSVELQAILRQDSLKQFITCPLDGQKRFSLSGISFEGTKEVMLSATDKNGKTYPIKLDDSIPVPSVKYMPSPFAPDSSFHVQWDITKSYIPQKEIDKQLFELGEVKVTARKKDPIEKRRPYSEGFVKTSTQVKASNSFGDVRQLLRTVPGITMVPNPDKTKSNLQYAHINGLPGGTVAALVLDGYIAKDPEVVYSMEASRIERVEVLQQTSTQFGGFSSYGGTIVLYSRPIQGEVIATNNKICQWIGYNQTKEFYTPTLSDHSFFEHSEQRNTLYWNPTVKTDKEGRAQVSFFLNDQENGEYVIHCEGYSEEGLIGTDFRVTEVPEHP, from the coding sequence ATGACAATAGTGGCTGATAGTTGGAATACTGTCAGTCACTATTATCTTTTTTCACTACCTTTGTTCATTATGAAAATACATTCAGCATTAACTATTCTTTGTCTGTTATGCACCATCCATTGCGCAGCAGCCCCACAAAAAGCCGTAAGCGATACTCTTTTGTCAGCCCGGTTCAACCGGTATGCCCGTGAAAATCCGATAGAGAAATTATATCTGCATCAAGACCGTACCAACTATTATGCCGGAGAAACCATTTGGTTTAAAGTGTATCAAACACTCTCTTCCTCAGCAACCGAAGCCAGCAGGATTGTATACATAGATCTGTCAAATAGTAAAGGAGAAATTGTAAAACAAGTCAAGTATCCTTTGGCAGACGGAGCAGCCTCCGGTAGCCTTTCGATCCCGGAACATCTACACGCCGGCCATTATCAACTTCGTGCCTATACCCGATGGATGCAGAATTTTGATCCGGAGTTTTTCTTCCATCGTGAACTAACGATTTATGGAAATTCAGAAAAAGACAACATTCCCCAGCAGACAACAAAATTTAAACTGAGATTCTTCCCGGAAGGAGGAAATCTAATCAATGGACTCACCTCCCGAATAGCATTCGAAGTAGTGGATGCCAATACCGGAAAAGGGGTTCAAACAGAAGGGGTCATACTGAATGCCCATGGAGACAGTATCCGTAAATTTGCTACCAGTCACTTGGGCAAAGGAAGTTTCTTTTTCATCCCACAGAAAAAAGAAAAATACATTGCCCGTCTGGCAGGAGATAACACAGACTTTAAAATACCTTCGATAAGCGAGCAGGGGTTTGTGATGACTGTTAAACACCTGAAAGAAGCATTACGTATCTTATTGACTCAAAATATTGGCCCTTCAACCAAAAACTCGGTTTATTCACTTATCCTCCATCAAGAAGGACGGTTGATTGCCGTACTACCCGTCGATGGTTCGCAACCGCGTACACTTTTCGATTTGCCTTTAGATAAACTTCCTACGGGCGTCTTCACACTAACCCTGATCGATGAAGACTATCATGCCTATTGTGAAAGGCTGGTATTTACTCACTTTCCCGAAACACTCAACCTAAAACTTTCATCTACTATTTCGGTACAAGAAGGACATCGAAAAATGTCGGTGAATATCCGTAGTACTGATAAGAAAGGAATTCCCCAACCGGGTTCTTTCTCGCTGGCAGTTGCACAAACTTTTTTAGAGCAACCAACGATCCGTGACAACTTCAGTACCTACTTATTTCTTAGTAGCAACCTGAAAGGGCAAACGGAACAACCATTAAGCTACTGGAATCCGGAAGATACTGAAAGCCTGTCTAAAATAGAACTGCTATTGCTGACACAAGGATGGCGACGCTACTCACTTGAAGTTTTCAACCAGCCCGACAATCTCCCCCGATATCCTATGGAACAATCTCTCATCCTATCAGGAAAAGTGGAAAATATAAATAAACAGAAGGCTAAATCTGTTGAACTTCAGGCTATCCTACGTCAAGATTCACTCAAACAATTTATTACCTGTCCGTTGGATGGACAAAAACGTTTCAGCCTATCGGGAATCTCTTTTGAAGGAACAAAGGAAGTCATGCTCTCAGCCACCGACAAGAATGGGAAAACCTATCCGATCAAACTTGATGATTCCATTCCGGTTCCATCGGTGAAATATATGCCTTCTCCTTTTGCACCTGATAGTTCTTTTCATGTACAATGGGATATTACCAAGTCCTACATCCCCCAAAAGGAGATTGACAAACAGCTATTCGAATTAGGAGAAGTGAAAGTAACCGCACGAAAAAAAGATCCGATTGAAAAGCGGCGTCCTTATAGTGAAGGATTCGTGAAAACAAGTACTCAAGTGAAAGCAAGCAACAGTTTTGGAGATGTCCGTCAATTACTGAGAACAGTGCCCGGCATCACCATGGTTCCTAATCCGGATAAAACAAAGAGTAACTTACAGTATGCCCACATCAACGGACTTCCCGGAGGAACAGTAGCTGCCTTGGTACTGGATGGGTATATTGCCAAAGATCCTGAAGTTGTATATAGCATGGAGGCATCCAGAATCGAACGGGTAGAAGTCCTGCAACAGACGTCCACTCAGTTTGGAGGATTTAGCAGTTATGGAGGCACTATCGTATTATATAGCCGTCCGATACAAGGAGAAGTTATAGCAACGAATAATAAAATCTGCCAGTGGATAGGTTATAACCAGACAAAAGAATTTTATACTCCTACTCTTTCCGATCATTCATTCTTCGAACATTCGGAACAAAGAAATACACTGTACTGGAATCCTACAGTAAAAACCGACAAGGAAGGTAGAGCACAAGTATCCTTCTTTCTAAACGATCAGGAGAACGGAGAATACGTGATTCATTGTGAAGGCTACTCGGAAGAGGGATTGATTGGTACGGACTTCCGGGTTACAGAGGTGCCGGAACACCCTTGA